The Candidatus Nanohalococcus occultus genome contains a region encoding:
- a CDS encoding LamG domain-containing protein gives MRENIQQAVEHRAFTAVFLLVVAVAVAGSISATSFFSSSESGQLAAEYRFDKGAGDTVVDAAGDNDLAVNGADWTSGVEGKALSFDGSSSATGSLDVDTSEITLSFWMREDGTTDNWSDFVNIDGSNGRITPEYANGNIHMVIRQNGDNYDAPQTSVENGWNHYTLVLSSSRGIRRTYKNGELIGEHTEWPGFQSNQITLGSGTTSSLDAVKVYTQALNRSYVKTLYNQGSWRVGNDGVSEEPSQILDISFQEENATHVFDTSGQNNHGIKMGGVTQEPALNCKLGRCHSFDGNDDYLEIQVPEYPSDDSRNDSSNPVTIMAWIKTDVGSQDSAIAGRFDSGGSHWEDWGSGLKYVDGEIAVMGRNGYMDTNNPLLTHNVTEGEWHHITGVTRTDEGRLYVDGKLVESGDLSAGYSYDFCIAAQCNDGESHHFEGEIDQVKIFNRGLSQREIIEETQGLHDLSTVLDLRFDQNGGDKVYDYSERDNHGTLQPNESAGPSWVDGLTGNALEFDGYKGSNMVEVEEPYTNLETGYSLSFWIYFRDGVRYGTDPGDWAGIYSGLNGVENNRLYLKSDEALIDLVIEGNESRHTPNFPSIKNRWAHFVVRYDGNHLKLFVDGNEEFSKELSGKLDEGSSRFLLGYQNTTYWLDGLLEDVRMYPYAISKSKIDRLYEQGKSRVGSSSGSSSTGLQKGLVLSQTFDHVETCGGSDTVSCPSGMNGEVAVDESGRANHGEIVSDPVERGAGSCKVSKCLGFEGDDKVVMDGNLGFNGTPNYTVSFWSKPESYSGNYNRLVSTEDSDRAGWSVLRASNANTLSYERRADDGSWEGAVGISYTPDEWTHFVYHFVNDTAYGYRNGELVNAASVGTIGNTNSSLAIGARPEAGSHWDSPVDEFRIYNRSLSNQEVWSLYTKGRDHSAGRMAGPAAYYPVQTESSPLRDVSGEGNSGDLNLLGEAGTFNTSDGEWKTVRFERSYADPVVVGTTNTHNGEPALSFEAKNVRSNRAEMRVCESEAGQAEGCDTHGTERVGYMVINANATEDIPGIEAGSFEIDGNLDFNTNTVSYSESFSSAPVVMANVNSDNGNNPVEARVTSYSNSSFTAGICYQNSLNGCEDHPFEEVGWVAVEPGNVPFEQHFEVGSTGTVVGNSNWEPQSFSTAFSETPVVTATTLSVNGAQGLLIDEVRNVDTSGAEVRYCEAENGDSCNGHNNEDVGWFAAEKGLLTYSNGNFPRYVDTERGKALEFDGVDDYVRIPDSSTLSGGPDATITASTWFKTPSSSNTQRILEKQWGAGNGDWGMMVRDSELEYYSENIDGVQDYTLDGGDVEPGKWHNGAFVLNQPENSLKLYLDGRLVAEDSSTGLISRDTSGNVYIGAMVYNNQNPQAYFNGTIDDVRIYPYALGREQIQTVMNNGGVSVNG, from the coding sequence ATGCGGGAAAATATTCAGCAAGCGGTAGAACATAGAGCGTTTACGGCTGTATTCTTACTAGTTGTAGCGGTTGCCGTCGCAGGCAGTATTTCAGCTACATCATTTTTCAGCTCCTCTGAATCCGGCCAGCTAGCCGCCGAATACCGGTTCGATAAGGGTGCTGGAGATACGGTTGTAGATGCCGCTGGCGACAACGATTTAGCGGTCAACGGAGCGGACTGGACGAGTGGAGTTGAAGGAAAGGCTCTCAGTTTTGATGGTAGCAGCTCTGCTACAGGATCTCTTGACGTCGATACCTCGGAAATTACACTAAGCTTCTGGATGCGTGAGGACGGTACGACCGACAACTGGAGTGACTTCGTAAATATTGACGGCAGTAACGGCAGGATAACTCCGGAATACGCTAACGGCAATATACATATGGTCATAAGGCAGAACGGCGATAATTACGATGCGCCTCAGACCTCCGTAGAAAACGGCTGGAACCACTACACACTTGTACTATCATCTTCCCGCGGTATCAGAAGAACCTACAAGAACGGAGAACTTATAGGAGAACACACCGAATGGCCAGGATTCCAATCCAATCAGATAACGTTAGGCTCCGGGACAACCTCCTCCCTGGATGCTGTGAAAGTATACACACAGGCATTGAATCGGTCTTATGTGAAAACACTTTACAACCAGGGATCCTGGCGAGTAGGAAACGACGGTGTCTCTGAAGAGCCATCTCAGATTCTAGATATCAGCTTCCAGGAGGAAAACGCCACACACGTTTTCGATACCTCAGGACAGAACAACCATGGAATCAAAATGGGCGGCGTGACACAGGAGCCTGCTTTAAACTGTAAACTAGGTCGGTGCCACAGCTTTGACGGGAATGATGATTATCTAGAGATTCAGGTTCCGGAGTATCCTTCAGATGATTCTCGGAACGATTCTTCAAATCCGGTAACTATTATGGCATGGATTAAGACGGATGTTGGCAGTCAGGATTCGGCCATAGCCGGCAGATTTGATTCGGGAGGATCTCATTGGGAAGACTGGGGATCGGGCCTAAAATACGTAGACGGAGAAATCGCTGTAATGGGCAGAAATGGTTACATGGATACAAATAATCCTTTACTGACTCATAATGTCACAGAAGGAGAATGGCACCACATTACAGGTGTAACTAGGACAGATGAAGGAAGATTATACGTTGATGGCAAATTAGTTGAATCCGGCGACTTAAGTGCTGGTTACTCGTATGACTTCTGTATAGCTGCTCAATGTAATGATGGAGAAAGCCATCATTTTGAAGGTGAAATCGACCAAGTCAAAATCTTCAACCGCGGCCTATCCCAACGGGAAATAATCGAAGAAACACAGGGCTTGCATGACCTTAGTACTGTTCTCGACCTCCGATTTGACCAAAACGGAGGCGATAAAGTCTACGACTACTCAGAGAGAGACAACCACGGTACACTTCAGCCGAATGAATCTGCTGGTCCTAGCTGGGTCGACGGTTTGACAGGGAATGCGTTGGAATTTGATGGGTATAAGGGAAGTAATATGGTTGAGGTAGAAGAGCCTTACACTAATTTAGAAACAGGGTATTCTTTGTCTTTTTGGATCTATTTTAGAGATGGAGTAAGGTACGGAACGGATCCGGGCGATTGGGCAGGAATATACTCTGGTCTGAATGGTGTTGAAAATAACAGGTTATATCTTAAATCAGATGAGGCTCTAATTGATCTTGTTATAGAAGGAAATGAAAGCCGTCATACGCCGAATTTTCCCAGCATAAAGAACAGATGGGCGCATTTTGTAGTTAGGTATGATGGCAATCATCTGAAACTGTTTGTAGATGGTAATGAGGAGTTCTCAAAGGAATTATCAGGTAAGTTAGATGAGGGTTCATCGCGATTTTTACTGGGTTATCAAAATACTACTTATTGGCTGGATGGTTTATTGGAAGATGTTCGGATGTACCCCTATGCCATTTCTAAATCTAAGATTGATCGGCTGTACGAACAGGGCAAGTCTCGTGTTGGCTCTTCCTCTGGTTCAAGCTCTACTGGGCTTCAGAAAGGCTTGGTTCTCTCCCAGACCTTCGACCATGTGGAGACCTGTGGAGGGTCTGATACTGTTAGCTGTCCGTCGGGTATGAACGGTGAGGTCGCCGTCGATGAAAGCGGAAGAGCGAATCACGGGGAGATCGTGAGTGATCCGGTTGAAAGAGGAGCTGGAAGCTGTAAAGTCAGTAAATGTCTTGGTTTTGAGGGAGATGATAAGGTCGTTATGGATGGAAATCTTGGTTTCAACGGAACTCCTAACTACACGGTTTCTTTCTGGTCGAAACCGGAAAGCTACAGCGGAAACTATAACCGGCTTGTATCGACTGAGGACTCTGATCGCGCAGGCTGGAGTGTCCTTAGAGCCAGTAATGCGAACACATTGAGCTATGAGCGTAGAGCAGATGATGGGTCATGGGAAGGCGCCGTAGGAATAAGTTATACTCCTGATGAGTGGACGCATTTTGTATACCATTTTGTGAACGATACTGCCTATGGCTATAGAAACGGCGAACTTGTTAACGCTGCGAGTGTTGGCACGATAGGTAATACAAACTCCAGTCTCGCTATCGGAGCTCGTCCTGAGGCAGGTTCTCATTGGGACAGCCCGGTAGATGAATTCAGAATATACAACCGCTCTCTTTCAAATCAAGAGGTCTGGAGTCTTTACACTAAGGGAAGAGATCATTCGGCTGGCAGGATGGCAGGTCCGGCAGCGTATTATCCTGTACAGACTGAGTCCTCCCCTCTAAGAGATGTTTCCGGTGAAGGCAATAGCGGTGATTTGAATCTTCTCGGTGAGGCAGGAACCTTCAATACCAGTGACGGAGAATGGAAGACGGTTAGGTTTGAGAGAAGCTACGCTGATCCTGTGGTTGTAGGTACTACCAACACTCATAACGGAGAACCTGCTCTTTCCTTTGAAGCCAAAAACGTCCGGTCTAATCGGGCGGAGATGCGTGTATGTGAGTCGGAGGCCGGGCAGGCGGAAGGATGTGACACTCATGGAACGGAAAGAGTCGGTTACATGGTGATTAATGCTAATGCGACTGAAGATATACCGGGTATTGAGGCAGGGAGCTTCGAGATTGACGGGAACCTGGATTTTAATACTAACACGGTTTCTTATTCGGAAAGTTTTTCGTCTGCGCCGGTAGTTATGGCCAATGTTAACTCTGATAACGGAAACAATCCTGTTGAGGCCCGTGTAACTTCTTATTCGAACTCTAGTTTCACTGCCGGTATCTGTTATCAGAACTCTTTGAATGGATGTGAGGACCATCCTTTCGAGGAGGTTGGATGGGTTGCCGTTGAACCCGGGAACGTTCCTTTCGAACAGCATTTCGAAGTTGGCTCCACAGGCACGGTTGTTGGAAACTCTAACTGGGAGCCACAGTCGTTCTCAACTGCTTTCTCCGAGACACCTGTAGTCACGGCAACGACTTTATCTGTGAACGGCGCTCAGGGATTGCTGATAGATGAGGTTAGAAACGTTGATACATCGGGCGCAGAAGTCCGGTACTGTGAAGCCGAAAACGGAGATAGCTGTAATGGACATAACAATGAAGATGTCGGATGGTTCGCCGCGGAAAAAGGGCTGCTGACTTATTCCAATGGAAACTTCCCGCGGTATGTGGATACTGAAAGAGGCAAGGCACTTGAGTTTGACGGCGTTGATGATTACGTCCGAATACCGGATTCCTCTACGCTCAGCGGCGGCCCGGATGCTACGATAACAGCCTCGACGTGGTTCAAAACGCCTTCGTCATCTAATACTCAGAGAATCTTGGAAAAACAGTGGGGTGCAGGTAACGGTGACTGGGGGATGATGGTAAGGGACTCGGAACTCGAATATTACAGTGAGAACATCGATGGTGTACAGGACTACACGCTTGACGGAGGTGACGTAGAGCCAGGTAAATGGCATAACGGAGCTTTCGTGCTAAACCAGCCAGAAAACAGTTTGAAACTTTATCTTGACGGTCGACTCGTGGCTGAAGACAGTTCAACAGGTCTGATAAGCAGAGACACATCAGGTAATGTTTATATCGGAGCAATGGTCTACAACAACCAGAATCCGCAGGCCTACTTTAACGGAACTATTGATGATGTCAGAATCTATCCTTACGCTCTCGGCCGCGAACAGATTCAAACCGTTATGAACAACGGCGGGGTATCTGTAAATGGATAA
- a CDS encoding LamG domain-containing protein: protein MDKISFSLRKTELATVLVVLLVLAAGVALASESFLTSGSESELVAEYRFDKGAGDSVRNYAGGGDIMVDGASWTEGLEGKALSFDGSDDNLDLTGNNLRLEPNTTVSVWVNSEDLGSPGHEMSPGLFSANAAGSWDGYVTFADQGNGMAQLRYEDNSGSQKRSDNFRFNKNGWIHVAIAMDGNGKPYFYIDGENVGTDSASGNIDLNYLGVGYNGASDNGALKGEIDKLKIYSRNLSISEIRTLYNRGSWSMGGSDSINYAFSEGFENYGAGSSIDGENGWSYSSECQSRTCEIAGRGESGAKGFLQEGSGDLYPDGMIKTFDKPLRGEITVEGEYWEKSVPNYDGNFWVQACDGTNLAGIGTENPEFEADVLGSEAYLNNPGAAYEQWTHVKMDLDTRTGQVNFSWSQDNSGASDTYSDNFGTGYSICKFGVGPGNRWYIDDISIEQKSSKVMDIGFDEKNTTHVYDTSGKENHGLPSGAVQEYANSCRNGRCYSFEGSDDYIDLPETADLAQNDDSFTASAWINVPESCSTSGGIFGYGNWGSGNNVNAFRTSNDCSDIRHYFWSNDLSTSGLQVNDGDWHHVAVWYNGTHRRILVDGVIEAKDMPGSVDMSVQDVNLGVTNNNEYFNGRIDDFKFFDRALTHSEIIETAGIESQGAVVDMRFDSGGGDRVVDLSGNGFHGVITGSSSAPKWAEGISGNALNFDGSDRYIDLGSDVVPKTSYTKSVWVKTTDSSAGNVVSGDNGQHVLYLNGGDIEVSNTWGSSVFSAKADFHDGSWHNIVVTYDGSTGKVYMDGELLNSGALQDVPSNSKTYIGRYNAGNYFTGKIDEVKILPFALGQNRIKEAYSNRKSVVGANAQKDLEKGLVIDQNFDNIETCGQEDTVTCPSGMTGEIAIDESGNTNHGELIDTTVEQKASRCLKGGCAGFDGSGDHIEVSDSSSLDLSDEATFSSWVKLDSYGTSSGNILAKGGNNAYRMRIETDGEAWLLVAENNTIIRGGDVPLGEWTHVVGRVNSGQNLSLFLNGKQVASKSVAEGLLANNELLYIGSQPNYDEHLDGKIDEFKIYNRSLSDKEIWSLYTDERDRSVSMPGPVASYRFDAAPRVCILDQGSFGDGGWQGPSATSLKNTLDSEGWRTRYVQVGDITQDGWRSCEIIVFPDGERYPAFDKSEDFCNAVNGEGSEHDVYSEMKEFMSDGGLWVGTWGAGLWKPKAWDGDSWESYQNSCSQYSGDGLYSRGGQERCSDLGYSCWSSTSYDYSVNNSVLPAAPGTISSTSQNYRWANGFDVNVLQAYNSTSGDTSDSKFVGIESVGRGYYFHPGSNAVFTPSDYPNADEAWNNLLTWYSGDGKQRFWDSVEQNNGEIPNMGDPVYQLQDSRSSLKFDGENDVIEVPHQDSLRVSNTGEFTITGHIRLQDTSVENWKRVLEKGGYSTGGYSVQRGNPADNPENDKILKFYFADPDGWENRIIIANASDNALDEWHSFTVTIEDGTVTTYFDGQKTNQETGWAYTPTDIPLWIGAANSDGTNSLQGSLDSLKFYPVALTPQQVRNDALTDGVRAGG from the coding sequence ATGGATAAAATAAGTTTTTCTCTCCGTAAAACAGAGCTGGCCACCGTATTGGTTGTTTTACTGGTTCTAGCTGCCGGAGTGGCTTTGGCTTCGGAGTCATTTTTGACCTCGGGTTCTGAATCCGAGCTTGTAGCCGAGTACCGTTTCGATAAGGGTGCCGGTGACTCGGTTAGAAACTATGCTGGCGGCGGAGACATTATGGTTGACGGTGCCTCGTGGACTGAAGGTTTAGAGGGTAAAGCGTTAAGCTTTGACGGCTCGGACGATAATCTCGATCTGACAGGTAATAATCTTAGACTTGAGCCAAATACGACTGTCTCGGTCTGGGTTAACTCGGAAGATCTTGGAAGCCCGGGCCATGAGATGTCGCCGGGTCTTTTCTCCGCGAACGCCGCAGGATCATGGGATGGATACGTCACATTCGCCGATCAAGGCAACGGTATGGCTCAGCTACGTTACGAGGACAACAGCGGCAGCCAGAAACGCTCGGATAACTTCCGGTTCAACAAGAACGGCTGGATACACGTAGCGATCGCAATGGACGGGAACGGTAAACCATACTTCTACATCGATGGAGAAAACGTCGGTACCGATTCAGCCTCCGGAAACATCGATCTAAACTACTTGGGCGTTGGATACAACGGCGCATCTGATAACGGCGCTCTCAAAGGAGAGATCGATAAACTGAAAATCTATTCCCGTAACCTCTCGATCTCGGAGATACGTACTTTGTACAACAGAGGCTCATGGTCTATGGGAGGATCTGATTCTATAAACTATGCTTTCAGCGAAGGCTTTGAAAACTACGGAGCAGGAAGCTCGATAGATGGAGAGAATGGCTGGTCATACAGCTCGGAATGCCAGTCACGTACCTGTGAAATCGCTGGCAGAGGCGAGTCCGGCGCAAAAGGATTTTTACAGGAAGGTTCGGGAGATCTCTATCCGGATGGGATGATTAAAACTTTCGATAAACCTTTGAGAGGTGAGATAACGGTTGAAGGAGAGTACTGGGAGAAATCCGTGCCGAACTACGATGGAAATTTCTGGGTCCAAGCATGTGATGGGACAAACCTCGCAGGGATCGGCACGGAGAATCCTGAGTTCGAAGCCGATGTTCTAGGCTCGGAGGCATACCTCAACAACCCTGGCGCAGCCTACGAACAGTGGACACACGTTAAAATGGATTTGGATACTCGTACGGGTCAGGTAAACTTTTCTTGGTCGCAGGATAACTCCGGCGCCTCCGATACATACAGTGATAACTTTGGAACGGGATACAGCATCTGTAAATTCGGTGTCGGACCTGGAAACCGATGGTACATCGATGATATATCTATCGAACAGAAGTCCTCGAAAGTCATGGATATCGGTTTCGATGAGAAAAATACTACACACGTCTATGATACAAGCGGAAAAGAGAATCACGGTCTGCCGAGCGGGGCTGTCCAAGAGTATGCGAACAGTTGTCGGAACGGACGCTGTTACAGCTTTGAGGGCAGTGATGACTACATTGACTTACCGGAGACCGCGGATCTAGCTCAAAACGATGATTCATTTACTGCTTCGGCCTGGATAAATGTTCCTGAGTCCTGTTCTACGAGCGGAGGGATTTTCGGATACGGTAACTGGGGTTCGGGCAATAACGTAAATGCGTTCAGAACCTCGAATGATTGCTCGGATATACGTCATTATTTCTGGAGTAACGATCTTTCAACTTCGGGTTTACAGGTAAACGATGGAGACTGGCATCATGTAGCGGTTTGGTACAATGGAACGCACCGCCGAATACTCGTTGATGGTGTGATAGAAGCAAAAGATATGCCCGGCTCCGTCGATATGTCCGTACAGGATGTAAATTTGGGAGTAACGAACAATAATGAGTACTTCAACGGCAGGATAGATGATTTCAAGTTCTTCGATAGAGCCTTAACGCACTCAGAAATAATAGAGACAGCAGGGATCGAATCTCAAGGAGCCGTTGTTGACATGCGGTTTGATTCGGGAGGCGGTGACCGCGTGGTTGATCTTTCCGGTAACGGGTTCCACGGAGTTATCACTGGTAGCTCGTCCGCTCCTAAATGGGCGGAAGGCATCAGCGGAAACGCGTTGAACTTTGATGGCTCGGACAGGTATATCGATCTCGGCTCTGATGTGGTGCCAAAGACAAGTTACACTAAATCCGTATGGGTGAAGACAACGGATTCCAGCGCAGGAAATGTTGTCAGCGGCGATAACGGCCAGCATGTACTGTACCTTAACGGCGGAGATATCGAAGTATCGAACACCTGGGGTTCATCTGTCTTCTCCGCTAAAGCAGACTTCCACGACGGCAGCTGGCACAACATAGTGGTTACATACGACGGATCGACAGGGAAGGTATACATGGACGGCGAGCTTCTGAACTCCGGCGCCCTACAAGACGTACCTTCAAACTCAAAGACATACATTGGACGTTACAACGCTGGCAACTACTTTACCGGTAAGATCGATGAGGTAAAGATCCTGCCGTTTGCTTTAGGTCAAAACAGGATAAAAGAAGCTTATTCAAACAGGAAATCGGTTGTAGGCGCTAACGCTCAGAAAGACCTGGAAAAAGGTCTTGTAATCGATCAAAACTTTGATAACATCGAGACCTGCGGCCAAGAAGATACAGTAACCTGTCCTTCCGGTATGACGGGAGAGATAGCGATTGATGAAAGCGGAAACACGAATCACGGCGAATTAATAGATACTACGGTCGAGCAGAAAGCCAGTAGATGCTTGAAAGGTGGCTGCGCTGGCTTTGACGGCTCCGGAGATCATATTGAAGTCTCGGACAGTTCGAGCCTGGATCTCTCCGATGAAGCAACTTTTTCCTCATGGGTCAAACTCGATTCCTACGGTACAAGTAGCGGCAACATACTGGCTAAAGGCGGTAACAACGCCTACCGGATGAGGATAGAAACTGACGGAGAGGCATGGCTCTTGGTAGCGGAAAACAACACTATAATTAGAGGCGGAGATGTACCGCTTGGAGAATGGACACACGTAGTTGGACGGGTTAACTCCGGACAGAACCTCAGTCTTTTCCTAAACGGCAAACAGGTTGCCTCCAAATCCGTGGCCGAGGGCTTGTTGGCTAACAATGAACTGCTGTACATCGGATCCCAGCCAAATTATGACGAACACTTGGATGGTAAAATCGATGAGTTCAAAATCTATAACCGCTCACTTTCAGATAAAGAAATCTGGAGTCTTTACACAGATGAAAGAGATCGTTCCGTTAGTATGCCTGGCCCTGTCGCCAGCTACAGGTTCGATGCCGCTCCTCGTGTGTGTATTTTAGATCAGGGTTCGTTTGGTGATGGCGGATGGCAGGGGCCGTCAGCCACTTCGCTCAAAAATACTTTGGACTCAGAGGGTTGGAGAACCAGGTACGTCCAAGTCGGAGATATAACACAGGATGGCTGGCGTTCATGTGAGATCATAGTGTTCCCAGATGGTGAGCGTTATCCGGCCTTTGACAAGTCTGAAGACTTTTGTAACGCTGTAAACGGTGAAGGCAGCGAACACGATGTCTACAGCGAGATGAAAGAGTTCATGAGTGATGGAGGTCTCTGGGTGGGTACATGGGGAGCAGGCCTTTGGAAGCCGAAGGCATGGGACGGTGACAGCTGGGAAAGTTATCAGAATAGCTGCTCTCAGTACAGTGGAGATGGCCTATACTCCAGAGGCGGTCAGGAGAGATGTTCTGATCTTGGTTATAGCTGCTGGAGCAGCACTTCCTATGATTACAGTGTTAACAACTCTGTTTTACCTGCTGCTCCGGGGACTATCTCGTCTACGTCTCAAAATTATAGATGGGCTAACGGCTTTGACGTGAATGTTTTACAGGCATACAATAGCACGAGCGGAGATACTTCGGACAGTAAGTTCGTAGGAATTGAATCAGTTGGAAGAGGATACTACTTCCATCCTGGAAGTAATGCTGTTTTTACGCCTTCTGATTATCCAAATGCCGATGAGGCGTGGAACAACCTGCTGACATGGTATTCAGGCGATGGCAAACAGAGATTCTGGGACTCTGTCGAACAAAACAATGGAGAGATCCCGAACATGGGCGATCCGGTATATCAGCTACAGGACAGTAGGTCTTCGCTGAAATTCGACGGGGAAAACGATGTGATAGAGGTACCGCATCAGGACAGTCTCCGAGTTTCCAATACCGGAGAGTTCACTATCACCGGCCACATCAGGCTACAGGATACTTCGGTGGAAAACTGGAAGAGAGTGCTGGAAAAAGGAGGATACAGTACTGGAGGATACTCGGTTCAGAGAGGCAATCCGGCGGATAATCCAGAGAATGATAAAATCCTCAAATTCTATTTTGCCGATCCGGACGGCTGGGAGAATCGTATAATCATAGCTAATGCTTCCGACAATGCTCTCGATGAATGGCATAGCTTTACGGTGACTATCGAGGACGGTACGGTCACAACTTACTTTGATGGTCAGAAGACGAATCAGGAAACAGGCTGGGCTTACACTCCGACAGATATTCCTTTATGGATAGGTGCTGCGAACTCTGATGGCACGAACTCACTTCAGGGAAGCCTTGACAGTTTGAAGTTCTATCCTGTCGCACTGACCCCACAACAGGTCAGGAACGATGCGCTTACAGACGGGGTGCGTGCCGGTGGCTGA